A window of Sphingobacterium kitahiroshimense genomic DNA:
ATGTGTAAAAGAACGTGGTCACCATAGAGGAGCAAGTTCAACAATTAAAGATCGCGGATTATTTATCTCTGAATCAGATAAAATGAAGTCGGTAGCAAATGCCATAAAGGGATGGTATGAAGCTGATATTAACCTGTAAAGAGTTAGCATTTTTTATATTAAGTCTGGCTTCACATCGTGCTTTCCCGAATTGAGTGTAACCTACATAAGCAGAGGTTCAATAAAGAGCAATATAATTAAATAAATAGTCCAGCTAGAATTACAAAATAGATATCAAAAATGACAGAATTAAATTTTAATACTGAAAGATTATATTTAAGACCAATTTCAGAAAAAGATATAGAAAATATTCACCGTTTACACAGTTTAGCTGAAACCGATGAATTCAATACGCTAGGAATTCCTAAAGATATAGAGGTAACAAGGGAAATTGTTGCGGGCTGGACTTTAGAAAACAAAAGATACGTATTTGCTATTGAACAAAAACAAGGAAACGAATTTATCGGGTTAATCGGAATTACTTTAGGTAAAGAGAAATATAAAAATGCGGAAGTCTGGTTCAAATTGGATCCCAGATTTTGGAATAAAGGTTACGCAACAGAAAGTTTAAAAAGAATAATATCTTTTGGCTTTGACGATTTAAACCTTCACAGAATAGAAGCTGGTTGTGCTGTGGCAAATACGGGTTCTATTCATGTATTAGAAAAGGTTGGAATGTTGCGAGAAGCACACACACGAAAATTATTACCCTTAAAATCGGGCTGGTCTGATAATTATGGTTACGCCATTTTATCAACCGATTAATGATTACGCTAAATAATGAAAGCAACCATATTACTTGGATGCTTACTGAGCATAACTTCTATCGTTTTGTGTCAGGAAAAGATTTTGGTCAAAAAATAGCAATGGCTGAAGAGCTAAAACAGTCGATCCCAATAAAGATTCTGAGAACGACACTAGAATTAAAGTATTAATAATAACATTCAATGAAACATCAATTTACATTACCTGGCTTCCCGGAATCAAATTTTGAACTCGATATCGCTTTTTGGACGGGTAAACAGATTATATACAAAGACCATGTGGCTGTTGAGCGATCAACTGAAAAAGGAAAACCCTTTCTAATACCAGATAGCAATGGCGAGATCGTAAAGGCCTACGCTAAACCTGCATACCCTGACATTGTACCTGTATTGGTAATCGATAACAATAAATATAATATCGTAGAGAAACTTAAATGGTATGAAGCTATACTGGTTATACTTCCCTTTTCAATCGTATTTATTGGCGGTGGAGCGCTAGGCGGTCTCATTGGAGCTGTTGGTTATATATATAATATACAATTACTAAGAAATGATGACGGCAAAAGCCTTAAATATTTAAAAGCAATCGGTGTCGCTATTGCTGCGTTTGCAGTTTACTTTTTAGTTAGTGCAGTGATCTGGGGGGCGATCAACCCCTAATATTTAGCAAATCGCTCATACTCCGAAGGAATACCACTTCGAAAATAAAAAAGACATGATGCTAATACAGGTTAAAAAAGAAGATTAATATTGGAATAATAAATAAACTCATGGGTATAACTAAAGTATTATGCGGCCTTATTATAAAGGATCAACAAATTTTGATTTGCCGTAGAAAACCCGAGAAATCTCTAGGTGGATACTGGGAGTTTCCTGGTGGGAAATTGGAGGAAGGTGAAACTTATGAGGAATGCTTAGCGAGAGAACTTCAAGAAGAACTAAATTTGAGGGTGACAGTTAAAAATCATTTTAAAACAGTCATCCATCAGTACGATCTAAAGACAATTGAACTGATATCCTATCGCTGCGAAACTGAAGATGCTGTAATCAAATTAGTGGATCATGATCAAATAGAATGGATCAAAGTTCCAGATTTATTAAAATGGAATCTAGCCCCTGCTGATGTTCCTATCGCAGAAGCATTAATAGAGACGTATAAGTTGTCTGAATAATTCATTCTTAGAGACGTACCCAAGTTTATGAACTTAAATTTTAAAGTTAAGCGAAGAGTTTGTAATGCTTTCTTTGACTAAAAAAGATGTTTAGTGCGAATGACGATGATCCCAAAGATGATCATGATGATGCTTATGATAGAAAAGATAACATAGGTAACGGTGAAACCATCACTAACACCAATGTCTTCTGCATAATATATTTCCATATGAGCAGGTACATTTTGGGGATCAACACTCTTTAAATCCTTTACTAAACGAACTTGTTGTTGCTTATAATTAAATTGGAGGATCGGATAATGTACGTATCCGAATCGCTTGTTTTTTACACTGTCTATCCCAATGACATCGGCTTTAATTTTGCTACCAAAGAGCATCAATCTGCTATCTTTAAGTAGACCGAATGCAAGAAACAAACCTAGTAAGAGCAAAATAACACCGAAAGTTTTTTTGATGATCATGCTTGCACATCGTTTATATTGATTGTCTAATAAAACGAAGATAGTATTTTTATTTTAGGTATACTTTAGTTCATGTGTCTGAAAATGGTCGCGACTATAGTAGCCTTAAAAATTTCATTTATTATCTAAAATAGTTCATGATCACAACTGCCTTAAATTATGTCCAAAGCAATGTGTATTAAAATTACTTTAAGTATTGATGCAGTACTAGATCTTCTATCTTTTGTACAGACTTAAGCGAACCGCCTGTTAGTAAAAGTAATCTGTCACTGACATCCATCACATGTGTATAATAATGATCTGAAATGAGTATTCCTTTTAGAGATTTTACAGCTAAAATATGTTGTTTAATCATGTCAATATAGAGTGGACTGAGTCCTGAAAAAGGCTCATCAAGAAGGCAATAATTAGCCTTAGAATAAAGGACCAACAAACACTCAAACAAACGAACGAGGCCGGTGGAAAGATCACCTATTTTAGATAATAATCTCTCCTTTACAATATCGATATCCATAATTGGTAAATCTTCCAAATCAAAATATTGAATAGCACGTAATAAAGTCAAGTGCTTTGGAATAAAACTATACTGAGTTAGATAAGTAATATTCTTGGTTTTATATCCTTGATTAAAGATCTGCCCATCACATTTCATATACGCAAAATCAGGTTTGCAGTTACCAAAAATGCAATTCATCAAGGTTGATTTACCAGTACCATTACGCCCCAGTAAACCAACTATAGTTGACGGTTCAAGTTCAAGAAACAGACCGCTTAGTATCATGCGTCCTCCTCTACTGTAAGAGAGACTATCTAAATATAAAGAACGATCAAGAGGCATAGCAATAAGAAAAGTATAAAATCTAATGAATAAATACTGATAAGCAGCAGTTTTGGAGATTGTTTGATGTTTCTCAAAAACACTCCTTTTGATTTGAAATTAAAAATGTATTCTCCGATAAAAGATAAAACGCTACCAATAGTTTTAAACCAAAAAAAATAAACGAGGACTTGTGGACCATATCGCTCCACTAATTCGCCCATTTGTAAGGTCAGTATTAAAGTTACAAAAAGATTAAAAAGGATTAAAAACCAGAAAAACGATAAGGATAATTTCAGTTTATTGCAATGCATGTTTATTAATTGGTCTTTTAGAAATATATAATCTAAAAATACAGATTAATAATTATAGCATAATGATAAAAAAAGTTAAAATATTAGCTTTTGATCTTCAATTAGATAGTTCAATGACATGTCCTCATTTTCTAGATTTCATTCACATTATCTAATAAACCCGATCAACTATTTTTCAAATGGCAAATGGGCTAACAATTACAATGATTTAGCTTCTACTATTGTCGCAATACACATTAATTAAAGGGAATTTTCTCCATTTGTTAGACTATAATACTTTCTAGAATTTAAGATCAATTGGAGAAATTGTTCAACTATAAGCAATTCTAATTGCTTATTTTAGCAATGCTAAAAACTAAAAAAGAATCAGATATTATTCCGTGAAAGGTAAATGAGCAATAGTCATATTTATATATTAAGTGGTTTAGGTGTTGACCGAAAAGTATTTTCAAAAATAAACTTTGAGGGTCTTCAGGTAATCCATATCGATTGGATCGCGCCGCTAAAAAAAGAAACTATGGCAGCATATGCTAAACGACTGTCATTGCAGATCAATGATGAACAACCGATACTAGTCGGGCTCTCTTTTGGGGGAATAATGGCTATGGAAATAGCTAAAATAATCAAAGTGCAGAAGATTGTACTGCTTGCCTTTGCTAAAGGTGAATCAGAACTTCCTTTTCTTTACAAAATAATAGGTGCTCTAAAACTTAATTATATTCTACCGAATGCTTTTCTAAAGCAGCACAATAGGTTGGTCGATTATTTCTTTGGTATCAGCTCAATAGAAGATAAACGGATGCTCAAACAGATATTGCAGGATACTGATGTCAAATTTTTAAAGTGGGCGATCAATCAAATCTTAAACTGGAAAAATAACGTGGTCCCTTCCTCTGTTATCCATATTCATGGTAACCAAGATCGTATCATCCCCATTCGTAACATTAAACCAACTTATGTGATTGAAAATGCAAGTCATTTTATGACCATAACTCATGCTCAAGAAATTGAGTTGTTGCTTAAAAAAATATTATAATTTAATGGAATTATAGTCCGAGACTCATACTCTTAATTAATACAAATTTTAAAACCAGCACAGTAACAACCTATTATTAGGCAGACTATAGCCATAAATATGCGACAATTTAAAATATTTTTCTATCTGGTCATTGGACTTTCTGTATTGATTATGATACTCCCCACTTTCTTATTAGAGTTTACTGAGTTTTCTCTGGCCATAAAATGGACCGTTAATTTTTTTGTATTACCGATATTAATCGTGATGATCCCTAGTTGTTCCTTCATTTATTTGAAATTTATGAAGCAACACGAAACCAAAAATTATACAACACAAATACAGACAACCTTAAGGTCAATTTTTAGAGTATTTTTTATGACACTAGGTATGACATTTATTTTTAGTGGCACAGTTGTTTCCTTTATAATTCTTAGCAACGCTTATTTTGAGGGCAGTAAGAGCATAGATATAAGTGGAAAGATTATCGACTACTCGTTAGGTAGCAGGAATAATAAGCATTATATTGAAATTAAAGAAAATCAGTTTGAAAGAATAATTAAACTGCAGGTTCAACAACCATATGAAATCGGTCAAACATTTGAAAAAAGAATGTATATCGGAAAATGGGGACTGTTATTTCTAAAGAAATAGCAAAGCAATGGGTAATCACTAATGTAAAGATAAATCACTCCGTAATTACAGCTGAAATTTAAGACCTGTCAACTACTTATCTTAGATATTTAGGAGATGTATACATATTGAAATTACGTTTCATTCAAGCGTGCTACTACAAAGAAAAAGATAATACCTCATTATAAAGGTACTATCTTCTATAAATCATGAATATGTTTTTTTATGCTTGCTTCTGATCGAGGTTTTGATACACAGCTCGTCCACCGACCCAGGTTTCGAGAACCGGTATATTCCGTAGTTTCATAAACGGATCGGTTACAGAAAGTGGATCTTGCGCTAAGATTACAAAATCGGCAAATTTATCCGCTTCTAACGAACCTAGCCACTTGTCTGCGTAGCATTGCCATGCCGCATCGTAGGTAATGGCTACCAAGGCTTGTTCGGCACCGATACATTCTTTACTGTTTAGCACTTCATGATTCGGATCTTTTTCCATTTTCCGTGTAATGGATTGCTCCATCATACGTAGTGGCCCAAGTGGACTCACCTGATTATCACTGTGCAAGGTGATTCGCATGCCACGGTTTAAAGCAGATTTACAGCGGTCTAGCAGTTGTGTTTTCTGATCTCCAAAAATAACCTGCTGAAAAGCGTAGCCCCAATAGCCCACATGACCGATTAGAAAACTTGGTGATACTTCCAATTGCTGCATCACATCTAGCTGGTCATCGGTAATCAAGGAACAGTGCTCAATACGATGACGTTTACCTTTGATTTTATCTACAGGAATTGCTTGAAATGTCTGAATAGCGTAGTCAACAGCCTGGTTACCGTTGGCATGTACCATCAGTGGCCATTCATTGGTGTCGATAACTGTTGTTATTAATTTTTGATAGGCATTAGGAGCATTGACCGGCGGCTGTTTATCAGACAGGAATGTGCCATTATCTACATAATCATCATCGGGGTAATTATAAATGCCATAATCTACATCGCTAACACAAATATACGGATCGGACTGATAGCCTGTCAACCCTTGATTTGAACCATCAGAAACGACTTTAACATGACCGTAGTAGATGTCTTTATACTCTTGCGGTTGCTGATAGGGTTGAAGATCCCCAATATTACTGTCATCACAAATGAATGCCGCTCCCACACGCACTTTACGACGATGTGTTAGCAAATAAGCGTTCAATAAAAGTTTGAGATGACTGTTCATGCCAGCATCGTAAAGCATGGTAATTCCTCTTTCATTTGCATGACTAAATAGTTCGCCGAAATGCGTGAAGGACTGCTTTAGCATGTCTGCTAATTGATTTTTGGGGATCGTTTTTAGCGCTGGCCCCATTCCCTCCGCTTCCTGGAGCTGTCCTTGTGTTTGCGAAATATAACCTGCCGCATCTCCGTATATGGGTTGGAGTTTTGCCTCATTTTCTGCATAGACAGCATTCATCGCCAGCGTATTTAGATATAGGGTATGCATAGATGCACTCAATACCATCAGCGGATATTGGTCGTTAACCTGGTCCAACCATTCATTGGTAATCGTAACCAATGCTTTTCCATCTACATCAAATGCCATCAATGCAGGATCAAGACCAAAACCTAAATACCAATCTCCACTTTCCGCGGGTTTATTTATAGGTTTGTTTACTTCTAGCTTTATATAATCCTGTCCATACTGATCAATGAGGTCTTGTCCTTTAAAGGGACTTAAGTCTATCCAGCTTGCCATCAGTGCAGTAGGAACAATATGTACATGGGGTTCTATTAAACCGGGCAACAAAGTTTGTCCATCGCCAAGAACCTTTTGAATGAAACCTGGATAATGTTGGCTCATATAATCCTTGACTTCTTGTACTGTGCCTGTGACCTTGACTTGACCAGAGGCAATTCCTATGGCATCAACTGTTGCAACAGAACCATTGATCATGGGCCGTATAATACCGCCACTGATCATCAGCTCCTGTCGGATTTCCTCCTTCTTTTCTGCTTTAGGGAGAGCTTCGTAATTTTTCTGATGAAAAATATCCTCTTTGAGGATTTTTAATACTGGATTGTTACAGGCACAATGCGTGCACGAATACAGGTGAGAATGATGATGTTCCATGAATTTAAGCGTTTTGGTTATATAATGTGTATTTTCCTAAAACACTTGTTAGATTATTTTGTTTTTAAATAATATAACAATAAAACAAAATCACAAACCTAAAACGAAACAGAACCAATTATTCATTAATCTAAATCAACGCTTTCATATGGACTATTTTGATTTCAAAAAAAAAATATTTCTGATAACAGAATTATTATTGAGGATAGCACACTACATATAATGCCAAAAGCGCATGCAATGGAAAAATTAGTTTCCCTACTTGTTTATTTCTTCCACCTTAATTCCTGGTTTCGCATAGGATAAGCGACCTACAAATTCTGGAAGAAAATAACGGTCCAATCCGGCTACAGCCATTGATCCCGCCTTTACATGATCGACAGTACCATCCTCTTCAATAATCAAATCATCCAGTAAAATCTGGACGATTTCGCCGATGACAATCGTTGTTCCATTGAGCGGTACATCCATGATTTCTCGCAATTCCAAGCCTATCCTGACAGTTGATTCTTTGACAAAAGGGGCCCGGAACCCGTCGGTATACAACTCCTTAAAGTTGCACTTTTCAAATTCAGATATCCCTGAAGCATAACTGGCGCTAGTTTGGTGAGCCTGTTTAAACCAATCTGGCAGTACATTGTTCAAGGTATATTGGCCTGTAGCCTGGATATTTTTAAGGGTATCGTTATGCTCGCGTTGGGGTCTCATAACGAGTCCTATCAAGGGCGGGTTGGCTCCTAAGTGAAATGCTGAACTGATAATACTTAAATTAGGTGCCCCATCTATGTTACAGCTGCCCAAAAGATTGACTGGTTTAAAACCGATCAGACTATTGATCAGGCTGATCCGATAGAATTTTTCCATCTCATCGATCTGATTTCTTTTTATTGTTATCATCTTATTTTTTATTAATAATCACTTTCTTATAATACGGACCGGTATCAATCAGTCTTGCTAGAAGATAAGGAATAAACTTATTAAGTTAAAATAATTCAAACAATCAAAATAAAATAGAACATATTAATTCTATGTCAGAGATATGTTTTAATATAATTAATCATTGTATTTCCGGAAGAGATAATTAAGAACAATTGCAGGTTAATTACTTTGTGCAACGACAGGAATAGTTTCGGCATTTTTGTTTAATTCAAGTACAATCACTGTATTATCAGCGTTCGGTAATCGTGCAGGTAAATTTAGCGCTATACTTCCCGTAGCACTTTGTGAAAAAGTTATGGCATCTCCATTTAATATATGGGCTTTTTTGACTTTTACGCCCTTTAAAGCAGGAAGTGTCAGTACATCCTCTTTTCGATTGAAAACATGCACATATAAGATATTACCTTTACGTGTGGAAGCATAGGTATTGTTCGGAATAAATGGACCTCCTTTAGTGCCATAGATACTCTCGCCATAGGTGTTTAACCAATCGCCCATCTCTTTCAATCTATTAATCTGTCTGGCTTCAATACGACCATCCAGCATCGGGCCGACATTAAAAAGGAGATTCCCGTTTCCTGCAGCTGTTTTTGCCAAGGTCTGGATACATTCTTTAGTGGATTTTAGTGCATCATTGGGTTTCCATGCCCACTGGTTCGCAATAGTCATGCAGGATTCCCATGGATAATCCATGTTTAATGCACCTATCTTCTGTTCCGGTGTCGCATAATCTCCGATAGCATCCGAAGACAAGCGTGTATGGTCTTCTCTTGTCCTATCGAAATCACTTATACCTTTTAAACGATTGTTAATGATGACATCGGGTTTCAACTGTTTTAACAAAGCATATACTTCGTGTGCATGTGCATCGGTCCATTCTTTGTCCCAGTTACCGTCGAACCAAAGCATATATGGGTCGTAATTGGTCAAGATCTCCGTTAACTCATCTTTCATAGTTGCAACAAATTTTGCCATGTCGGTCGTTGCGTTGATCTCCTTTGTACCCGCACGTGCATAAGGGTAATGTGGATCGTGCCAATCCAGTACGGTGAAATATACGCAGAATTTTAGACCATGCTTTTTACAGGCTGCAGCCAGTTCGCCCACAACATCACGCTTGAAAGGTGTCTCCATAATATTCAAATCTGAAAATTTGGTTGGCCATAAGCAAAAGCCATCATGATGCTTGGCTGTAATGGTTAAATATTTCATACCTGAATTTTTTGCAGTCTTTACCCACTCTTCGGCATTGAATAATACGGGATTGAATTCTTTATGCAATTGGTCATAGTCCTCAAAGGGAACTTGATTTCCTCGACTCCATCCAATTTCAGTACCACGCAGGGCAACTGGCCCCCAATGGATAAACATGCCAAAACGTAAATCCATGAACTGGTCTATAACGACTTTCGATGTTTTCACAATGGGTGTTACTTTTTCAACTTGAGCAGAGAGCGGTCCGCTAATGGTCAATAACAAAAGAAGGTTTAAAAAATATTTCATATCATCACTTTATTAAGTTCTTTCCAAGGCATGCTTAAACACCGAAAATTAGGTTGAAAAAACAGTTACTCAGCTATTGCGTCATATCAATGGAACAGTGCAAAAGGTTTATATTTCAAAATTAACCCGATATAAACCTGGGCATTGCATCTATATTACCCTGATTTGACTCAATGTTATCCTGACAGATTGATGCAGCAAATCTTTGTCTTGTTTTAGATATTAACAACGACTTTATCGACGTCACGATTTGTTTATAATTTTAAATGCGCCTTTCCTATTTCTTCAAATGAAAAGGCTTTATGGATACTCGTTTTCAAAAGGTTTTCTTTTAATAATAAAATAATTACAATATGCTTATATTCGGAAATAGCACAGATTAAAAAAATACACATCAACACGATGATCAATGGGAATCGATAATTTAATAGCTTTAATTTCAACTTACGCGAGGTTTTCTGAGACTGACATTGCGATTATTAAGTCAAAATTTACACAACATAAGTTTAAGCAAAAAGAATACATTCTTGAAGAAGGTCAGGTATCTACGCACCTACATTTTATTGCGATTGGCTTGGTACGCATCTTTTACGTAAAAGATGGCAAAGAAATAACGAGCTACTTATCGAGTGACAATGGTTTTGTTTCCTCCTATTCAAGTTTTATAAACCAGTCAAAGTCTTATGAATACATCCAGTGCCTGGAAAAATCGCAAACGCTGGCCATCACCTACAAGGATATGCAGGAGCTTTACGAAGCTGTTCCCCAATGGGAAAGAATAGGAAGATTTTTCTCAGAACAGAATGTGTTATGTTTAGCAGATCGGCTGTTAAAACTCCAA
This region includes:
- a CDS encoding GNAT family N-acetyltransferase; this translates as MTELNFNTERLYLRPISEKDIENIHRLHSLAETDEFNTLGIPKDIEVTREIVAGWTLENKRYVFAIEQKQGNEFIGLIGITLGKEKYKNAEVWFKLDPRFWNKGYATESLKRIISFGFDDLNLHRIEAGCAVANTGSIHVLEKVGMLREAHTRKLLPLKSGWSDNYGYAILSTD
- a CDS encoding (deoxy)nucleoside triphosphate pyrophosphohydrolase — encoded protein: MGITKVLCGLIIKDQQILICRRKPEKSLGGYWEFPGGKLEEGETYEECLARELQEELNLRVTVKNHFKTVIHQYDLKTIELISYRCETEDAVIKLVDHDQIEWIKVPDLLKWNLAPADVPIAEALIETYKLSE
- a CDS encoding ATP-binding cassette domain-containing protein, translating into MILSGLFLELEPSTIVGLLGRNGTGKSTLMNCIFGNCKPDFAYMKCDGQIFNQGYKTKNITYLTQYSFIPKHLTLLRAIQYFDLEDLPIMDIDIVKERLLSKIGDLSTGLVRLFECLLVLYSKANYCLLDEPFSGLSPLYIDMIKQHILAVKSLKGILISDHYYTHVMDVSDRLLLLTGGSLKSVQKIEDLVLHQYLK
- a CDS encoding alpha/beta hydrolase, with protein sequence MSNSHIYILSGLGVDRKVFSKINFEGLQVIHIDWIAPLKKETMAAYAKRLSLQINDEQPILVGLSFGGIMAMEIAKIIKVQKIVLLAFAKGESELPFLYKIIGALKLNYILPNAFLKQHNRLVDYFFGISSIEDKRMLKQILQDTDVKFLKWAINQILNWKNNVVPSSVIHIHGNQDRIIPIRNIKPTYVIENASHFMTITHAQEIELLLKKIL
- a CDS encoding amidohydrolase; its protein translation is MEHHHSHLYSCTHCACNNPVLKILKEDIFHQKNYEALPKAEKKEEIRQELMISGGIIRPMINGSVATVDAIGIASGQVKVTGTVQEVKDYMSQHYPGFIQKVLGDGQTLLPGLIEPHVHIVPTALMASWIDLSPFKGQDLIDQYGQDYIKLEVNKPINKPAESGDWYLGFGLDPALMAFDVDGKALVTITNEWLDQVNDQYPLMVLSASMHTLYLNTLAMNAVYAENEAKLQPIYGDAAGYISQTQGQLQEAEGMGPALKTIPKNQLADMLKQSFTHFGELFSHANERGITMLYDAGMNSHLKLLLNAYLLTHRRKVRVGAAFICDDSNIGDLQPYQQPQEYKDIYYGHVKVVSDGSNQGLTGYQSDPYICVSDVDYGIYNYPDDDYVDNGTFLSDKQPPVNAPNAYQKLITTVIDTNEWPLMVHANGNQAVDYAIQTFQAIPVDKIKGKRHRIEHCSLITDDQLDVMQQLEVSPSFLIGHVGYWGYAFQQVIFGDQKTQLLDRCKSALNRGMRITLHSDNQVSPLGPLRMMEQSITRKMEKDPNHEVLNSKECIGAEQALVAITYDAAWQCYADKWLGSLEADKFADFVILAQDPLSVTDPFMKLRNIPVLETWVGGRAVYQNLDQKQA
- a CDS encoding flavin reductase family protein, yielding MITIKRNQIDEMEKFYRISLINSLIGFKPVNLLGSCNIDGAPNLSIISSAFHLGANPPLIGLVMRPQREHNDTLKNIQATGQYTLNNVLPDWFKQAHQTSASYASGISEFEKCNFKELYTDGFRAPFVKESTVRIGLELREIMDVPLNGTTIVIGEIVQILLDDLIIEEDGTVDHVKAGSMAVAGLDRYFLPEFVGRLSYAKPGIKVEEINK
- a CDS encoding alpha-L-fucosidase; its protein translation is MKYFLNLLLLLTISGPLSAQVEKVTPIVKTSKVVIDQFMDLRFGMFIHWGPVALRGTEIGWSRGNQVPFEDYDQLHKEFNPVLFNAEEWVKTAKNSGMKYLTITAKHHDGFCLWPTKFSDLNIMETPFKRDVVGELAAACKKHGLKFCVYFTVLDWHDPHYPYARAGTKEINATTDMAKFVATMKDELTEILTNYDPYMLWFDGNWDKEWTDAHAHEVYALLKQLKPDVIINNRLKGISDFDRTREDHTRLSSDAIGDYATPEQKIGALNMDYPWESCMTIANQWAWKPNDALKSTKECIQTLAKTAAGNGNLLFNVGPMLDGRIEARQINRLKEMGDWLNTYGESIYGTKGGPFIPNNTYASTRKGNILYVHVFNRKEDVLTLPALKGVKVKKAHILNGDAITFSQSATGSIALNLPARLPNADNTVIVLELNKNAETIPVVAQSN
- a CDS encoding Crp/Fnr family transcriptional regulator codes for the protein MGIDNLIALISTYARFSETDIAIIKSKFTQHKFKQKEYILEEGQVSTHLHFIAIGLVRIFYVKDGKEITSYLSSDNGFVSSYSSFINQSKSYEYIQCLEKSQTLAITYKDMQELYEAVPQWERIGRFFSEQNVLCLADRLLKLQSIPAKEKYLEFLKTSSEKIVQRTPLIHIASYLGITPESLSRIRSEIS